A stretch of Miscanthus floridulus cultivar M001 chromosome 13, ASM1932011v1, whole genome shotgun sequence DNA encodes these proteins:
- the LOC136499783 gene encoding two-component response regulator ORR12-like, which yields MSTSKDGNDPKGKSVETAITNTSPWVLIVENCQVDCFVTSYLLRGHNVQVIAAQGPWQALELLNAEHNVKLILSNYWIPNMTGYDLLMEVKKSPKLSHLPVVITSFDKSPKIVKKCLDGGAKDYIMKPIKYGDVPRILRYI from the exons ATGTCGACCTCTAAGGATGGAAATGATCCAAAGGGGAAAAGTGTGGAGACTGCCATCACTAATACTTCTCCTTGGGTGCTAATAGTTGAAAATTGCCAAGTTGATTGCTTTGTTACATCTTATCTCTTAAGAGGCCATAATGTTCAAG TGATTGCTGCTCAAGGTCCTTGGCAAGCGTTAGAGCTCTTGAATGCG GAACACAACGTGAAGCTAATTCTATCTAATTATTGGATACCGAATATGACTGGATATGATCTACTGATGGAAGTAAAG AAATCACCCAAGTTGAGCCACCTCCCGGTGGTGATTACCTCATTCGACAAAAGTCCTAAAATAGTTAAAAA GTGCTTGGATGGCGGAGCCAAGGACTACATCATGAAACCTATCAAGTATGGTGATGTTCCTCGCATTCTAAGGTATATTTGA